Proteins found in one Salvia hispanica cultivar TCC Black 2014 unplaced genomic scaffold, UniMelb_Shisp_WGS_1.0 HiC_scaffold_47, whole genome shotgun sequence genomic segment:
- the LOC125199345 gene encoding protein FAR1-RELATED SEQUENCE 5-like has protein sequence MIFAPFTGKDNHSRPVTFGAGLLSSEGRESYSWLFGCFVRCMGVAPKLIITDQDWGIKLAVQQVLLQTRHRWCMWHIMVKVSDKLPKSLLGNEDFKKELNACVWSDLLEPDEFDIIWNDIMERYGLEDVNWFGSMFEDREFWVPAYFRDFPMGSLLRTTSMSESENSFFKNYTKPRANLVQFINFFNYAVGDQRNANSRLNYLDYSTIPDLSTQLPIEKHASTIYTDSIFKHVQQEISMVCEIVSITTVEDNIKMHQVKDQYGRTWDVKYDCKQDTFDCSCKKFSRIGLLCCHIFCLLKNKSANLIPEKYFGRRWLKSSLLKAAHGLPSEEQQPFEHLDEKQEVKKKLFSNFYRLVQKSEGSMDHLSLLSAGLDDLEQHIFGNCAAPSVIEKKKMVEDFYGMAVPDVIDVHPPDVVSTKGSASGRVAKRESAIRKANKPLRRCGKCHEMGRHDSRNCGRVNEKTD, from the exons ATGATTTTTGCTCCATTCACTGGAAAAGATAACCATTCTAGACCAGTTACATTTGGAGCTGGCTTGTTATCAAGTGAAGGTAGAGAATCCTATTCTTGGTTGTTTGGCTGTTTTGTTCGATGCATGGGGGTAGCACCCAAATTGATTATCACTGATCAAGATTGGGGGATCAAACTTGCTGTTCAACAAGTACTTTTACAAACAAGGCACCGATGGTGTATGTGGCATATCATGGTTAAGGTGTCAGATAAGTTGCCCAAATCTTTACTTGGTAATGAAGATTTCAAAAAAGAGTTGAATGCATGTGTTTGGTCTGATTTGTTAGAGCCTGATGAGTTTGATATAATATGGAATGATATAATGGAACGGTATGGATTAGAAGACGTGAACTGGTTTGGATCAATGTTTGAAGATAGAGAATTCTGGGTTCCTGCTTATTTTCGAGATTTTCCCATGGGGTCGCTTCTTAGGACTACATCGATGTCTGAATCGGAGAATagcttttttaaaaactacacAAAGCCACGTGCAAATCTTGTACAGttcatcaatttctttaattatgcTGTGGGAGATCAAAGGAATGCCAATTCACGATTGAACTACTTGGATTACTCAACTATTCCTGATTTGTCAACCCAATTGCCTATTGAGAAGCATGCATCTACAATCTACACTGATTCTATTTTCAAACATGTACAACAGGAAATAAGTATGGTATGTGAGATTGTTTCTATAACTACTGTTGAGGATAACATCAAGATGCATCAGGTCAAGGACCAATATGGTAGAACATGGGATGTTAAGTATGATTGTAAGCAAGACACATTCGACTGTAGTTGCAAGAAGTTTTCCAGAATTGGTTTGTTATGTtgtcatatattttgtttgttgaagaatAAGTCTGCTAATCTCATTCCTGAGAAATATTTTGGTCGAAGGTGGTTGAAGAGCTCTTTACTAAAGGCAGCCCATGGTCTACCATCTGAGGAACAACAACCATTTGAAC ATTTGGATGAAAAGCAGGAAGTTAAGAAAAAGTTGTTCTCCAACTTTTATCGATTAGTCCAAAAGTCTGAAGGAAGTATGGATCATTTGTCTTTGTTAAGTGCTGGTCTTGATGATTTGGAACAGcatatatttggaaattgtGCAGCACCTTCAGTCattgaaaagaagaagatggttgaggatttttatggaatggcAGTACCTGATGTAATTGATGTACATCCTCCAGACGTTGTTAGTACCAAAGGATCAGCTAGTGGCAGAGTAGCAAAGAGGGAGAGTGCAATAAGGAAAGCAAATAAGCCTCTACGACGGTGTGGTAAATGTCATGAGATGGGTCGTCATGATTCAAGAAATTGTGGTAGAGTCAATGAGAAGACAGATTGA